From a single Pelmatolapia mariae isolate MD_Pm_ZW linkage group LG20, Pm_UMD_F_2, whole genome shotgun sequence genomic region:
- the ppdpfa gene encoding pancreatic progenitor cell differentiation and proliferation factor A produces the protein MAAIPSSGSLIATHDYYRRRIGSTSSNSSCSSAEYTGEAIPHHPALPRQDSDHWWTSFFFAKQNQPGMQNGSENQKNSTYTVANGQVTCIARQMVLNRQVSESSENGKSEPMSPPPVSS, from the exons ATGGCAGCAATTCCATCAAGTGGCTCCCTCATCGCCACCCATGATTATTACAGAA GGCGCATCGGGTCCACATCAAGTAACAGCTCTTGCAGCAGTGCCGAGTACACAGGAGAGGCCATTCCACACCATCCAG CACTTCCACGGCAAGACTCTGACCACTGGTGGACTTCGTTTTTCTTTGCTAAACAGAACCAGCCCGGCATGCAGAACGGCTCTGAAAATCAAAA GAACAGTACCTACACAGTGGCCAACGGTCAGGTGACCTGCATCGCCAGGCAAATGGTGCTGAACAGACAGGTCAGCGAGAGCAGTGAAAACGGGAAGTCTGAACCAATGAGCCCTCCTCCAGTTTCCTCCTAG